From Erinaceus europaeus chromosome 9, mEriEur2.1, whole genome shotgun sequence, one genomic window encodes:
- the LOC103115459 gene encoding methionine-R-sulfoxide reductase B1-like produces MSFCSFFRGEVFQNHFELGVYLCARCGYKLFSRCSKYAHLSPCPVFTETIHADSVAKQPEHNRPKALKVSCVRCGNGLGHELMNDSPKRGQSHF; encoded by the coding sequence ATGTCCTTCTGCAGTTTCTTCAGGGGCGAGGTCTTCCAGAACCATTTTGAGCTGGGTGTCTACTTGTGCGCCAGGTGTGGCTACAAGCTCTTCTCTAGATGCTCCAAGTATGCACACTTGTCCCCATGCCCAGTCTTCACTGAGACCATCCACGCTGATAGCGTGGCCAAGCAGCCAGAACACAACAGGCCTAAGGCCTTAAAGGTGTCCTGTGTTAGATGTGGCAATGGACTGGGCCATGAGTTGATGAATGACAGCCCCAAGAGAGGGCAGTCTCACTTCTGA